In Halobacteroides halobius DSM 5150, the genomic window TTTTCATTATCCTCTTTTCTATTCCTTATTCTTCCCATATTTCTTTAGCAGTTGGAAATGGTGCTAAAGCTCGGTCTAAAATGCCATGCACATGAGCAATTAACATCCCATAATTAATAACTGGAATATTTAAACTATTAGCCTTCTTTAAACGATATAAAATTTCCTTTCTATTAGTCATACAACCACCACACTGCACAATCAAATCATATTGTTCAATATTATTAGGAAATTCTCGTCCGGCTACATGATCAAATTCTAATTCACCACCTACAAAATCTTCAATCCAATTAGGAATCTTGACTGTCCCTATATCCTCAGCAGTTCGATGGTGAGTACAAGACTCAGCTACTAAAACTTTATCTCCCGGGTTTAATGCTTCAATCCCTTTAACACCTTTAGTATAAATCTCTAAATCACCTTTATAACGAGCAAAAAGAATAGAGAAGCCAGTCAACTTAATTTCCTCTGGTACATCAGCAGATACTCCGTTAAAAGCTTGTGAATCGGTTACTACAATCTCCGGTTCCGACTTAAGTTCTGTTAATGCTTCTTCTAGTTCAGTATCTTTAACAACCATTGCTTGAGCATCACTATCTAATACATCACGTAAAGTCTGCATCTGAGGCAAAATCAAACGCCCCTTAGGTGCAGCACTATCTATAGGCACTACCAAAACAACTGTATCTTGAGGGTTAATTAAGTCCCCAATAATATGTGGCTCTTCAAACTCAGTTGGAGCAGCAAAGACAATCTCTTTCTTTAATTTTTCAATTCCAGTCTCTTCAGTAGCACTAACAGTTATTAATTTGAGTCCTAATTCTTTCATTAACTCTTTTTTATCTATTTTGTCTAGCTTATCTGCTTTATTAATTACTCCTACTACAGGAATCTCTCTATCTTCTACTTCTTGTAATAGTTCCTTTTCATAAT contains:
- the hydF gene encoding [FeFe] hydrogenase H-cluster maturation GTPase HydF, giving the protein MQKTPQANRVHIAILGRRNAGKSSLINALTNQELAVVSDVAGTTTDPVYKSMELLPLGPVTMIDTAGIDDTGELGKLRVKKTKEVLSRTDLAVLVVDPEQGVADYEKELLQEVEDREIPVVGVINKADKLDKIDKKELMKELGLKLITVSATEETGIEKLKKEIVFAAPTEFEEPHIIGDLINPQDTVVLVVPIDSAAPKGRLILPQMQTLRDVLDSDAQAMVVKDTELEEALTELKSEPEIVVTDSQAFNGVSADVPEEIKLTGFSILFARYKGDLEIYTKGVKGIEALNPGDKVLVAESCTHHRTAEDIGTVKIPNWIEDFVGGELEFDHVAGREFPNNIEQYDLIVQCGGCMTNRKEILYRLKKANSLNIPVINYGMLIAHVHGILDRALAPFPTAKEIWEE